The Tripterygium wilfordii isolate XIE 37 chromosome 17, ASM1340144v1, whole genome shotgun sequence genome has a window encoding:
- the LOC119982206 gene encoding protein phosphatase 1 regulatory subunit INH3-like, whose amino-acid sequence MAQQVTASTSSASANTVTLQYPAPPLQQQQPPQTLVLRLNRKKKVSWKEGTVDNEFMQKKSSKICCIFHKQKPFDEDDSDDEHDHDHDHGHIHDLDHDHDHDHNNHQSDSQSSSNDG is encoded by the coding sequence ATGGCGCAACAGGTGACGGCCTCAACATCCTCTGCAAGTGCAAACACCGTGACTCTTCAATACCCTGCCCCTCCTCTCCAACAACAACAGCCGCCACAGACACTGGTTCTCCGGCTGAACCGGAAGAAGAAGGTGTCATGGAAGGAGGGTACAGTGGACAACGAATTCATGCAGAAGAAAAGCTCCAAGATTTGCTGTATCTTCCACAAGCAGAAGCCCTTCGACGAGGACGACAGTGACGATGAACACGATCATGATCATGATCACGGTCACATTCATGATCTCGATCACGATCACGATCACGATCACAACAACCATCAATCCGACTCCCAGTCTTCGTCCAACGACGGCTGA
- the LOC119982550 gene encoding serine/threonine-protein kinase-like protein CCR4, whose amino-acid sequence MAKKNTISYTKTTHEFIKYPQTIIISMAHSLFSFFILFFFSLIQFIHSLSTVSISHTSSNQTLVCALTHQSSLNCSSFPPGIQIPVSPPNTSYSGLVGGYRFMCALKSFSSLSTSAIFCWRFSASGTIVEHKRIYYNTTINELEEGDRHICGLVGDSNQLGCWQWRRFNSTISQNVSKIAVGGDFMCGLSTTGRPFCAPNGTNSGITDVPEGNYSVIAAGSRHACAINSSSSLNCWGDSVGEIPQGEFMSLALGDNRSCALRTDRKVVCWGQNNFSLPENLTGSFFVSIEAKRRVFCGVLTEDFSLKCWGNENFETNYAVFEEVLPGPCRKDSNECPCGPLAYSGRICGQGCICQPCKTETQSCPPPQPPCSPPPPQQSSSSSHHGSPRMVAFLVMGCVGSLALLIVLGYFFFKYCAVKGCRVHDSGPLEETRPSIELNPNQNQTAAAVPVLEKRLSQLTSMGNAGNLEEFPLEVLLQSTNNFAENHKIGTGSFGAVYYATLPDGREVAIKRAEISNISTFTGVSRREQDKDNAFINELEHLSRLNHKYLVRLLGFCEDCHERVLIYEYMANGTLHDHLHKLESSPLISWAARIKVALDAARGIEYLHIYSVPPIIHRDIKSSNILLDDTWKAKVSDFGLSLMGPGEEESHLSLRAAGTVGYMDPEYYRLQQLNTKSDVYSFGVVLLELLSGFKAIHKNESGVPRNVVDYVVPYIVHDEIHRVLDPKVPPPTPFEIEAVRYVGYLAADCVTPEGRDRPSMTEVVDSLERAFNACLVHPSSMSRSTTGSST is encoded by the coding sequence ATGGCCAAAAAGAACACAATCTCTTATACAAAAACCACCCATGAATTTATCAAATACCCACAAACAATTATTATTTCTATGGCTcactctctcttctccttcttcatcttattcttcttttctttgattcAATTCATTCATTCACTCTCAACTGTATCAATCTCTCATACTTCTTCTAATCAGACCTTAGTTTGTGCATTAACCCATCAATCTTCTCTTAACTGTTCTAGTTTTCCTCCCGGAATCCAAATCCCTGTGAGTCCTCCCAATACTTCTTATTCTGGTCTTGTCGGAGGATATCGGTTTATGTGTGCCTTGAAGTCTTTCTCTTCTTTATCCACTTCTGCTATATTTTGCTGGAGATTCTCTGCTAGTGGTACTATCGTGGAGCACAAGAGAATCTATTACAACACCACCATTAATGAACTTGAAGAAGGAGACAGACACATTTGTGGTCTTGTGGGCGATTCCAATCAACTTGGGTGCTGGCAGTGGAGGAGGTTCAACTCAACAATTTCTCAAAACGTCTCGAAAATCGCTGTCGGCGGCGACTTTATGTGTGGATTGTCAACAACTGGAAGGCCTTTTTGCGCACCAAATGGTACCAATAGTGGCATTACTGATGTTCCTGAAGGAAATTATAGTGTCATTGCTGCAGGGTCTAGACATGCCTGTGCAATCAATTCTAGTAGTTCTTTGAATTGTTGGGGTGATTCGGTTGGTGAGATTCCACAAGGGGAGTTCATGTCATTGGCCTTGGGAGATAATCGTAGTTGTGCATTGAGGACTGATAGGAAAGTAGTTTGCTGGGGGCAGAACAACTTCAGTTTGCCAGAAAATCTGACAGggtctttttttgtttcaattgaagcAAAGAGAAGGGTTTTCTGTGGAGTATTGACTGAAGATTTTTCCTTGAAATGTTGGGGTAATGAGAATTTTGAGACCAATTATGCAGTGTTTGAAGAGGTACTACCAGGACCCTGTAGAAAGGACTCAAATGAGTGTCCCTGTGGTCCATTGGCGTATTCAGGCAGAATTTGTGGCCAAGGATGCATATGCCAGCCTTGTAAGACCGAAACTCAATCATGTCCACCACCACAACCACCATGTTCTCCTCCACCGCCGCAACAATCGAGTTCCTCAAGCCATCATGGGAGCCCCAGAATGGTAGCTTTTCTTGTCATGGGGTGTGTGGGATCCCTGGCATTGTTGATCGTCCTGGGCTACTTTTTCTTCAAATATTGTGCGGTCAAAGGGTGTCGCGTTCACGATTCAGGGCCCTTAGAAGAGACACGGCCTTCGATAGAACTAAATCCGAACCAAAACCAAACAGCAGCAGCAGTACCAGTATTGGAGAAGAGGCTTAGCCAGTTAACTAGCATGGGAAATGCAGGTAATTTGGAGGAGTTTCCATTGGAAGTCTTACTTCAATCCACAAACAATTTCGCGGAGAATCATAAAATCGGCACAGGCAGCTTTGGAGCAGTGTATTATGCTACACTACCTGATGGAAGAGAAGTTGCAATCAAGAGAGCAGAAATATCAAACATTTCAACATTCACAGGTGTCAGTAGAAGGGAACAAGACAAGGACAATGCCTTCATTAACGAGCTCGAACACCTGTCGCGGCTCAATCACAAGTACCTCGTCCGTCTCTTAGGATTCTGTGAGGACTGCCATGAGCGTGTGTTAATCTATGAGTACATGGCCAATGGAACACTCCATGACCATCTCCACAAACTTGAGAGCTCACCCTTAATTTCTTGGGCCGCAAGGATCAAGGTAGCGTTGGATGCAGCAAGAGGGATCGAGTACTTGCATATCTACTCTGTACCCCCAATCATACACCGCGACATCAAGTCATCGAACATACTCTTGGACGACACATGGAAAGCCAAGGTGTCCGATTTCGGACTCTCCTTGATGGGTCCGGGGGAGGAGGAGTCACACTTGTCGCTGCGTGCAGCCGGAACTGTAGGGTACATGGACCCTGAGTACTACAGGCTGCAGCAGCTGAATACTAAGAGCGATGTTTACAGTTTTGGAGTAGTATTGCTGGAGTTGTTGAGTGGGTTCAAAGCCATTCACAAGAATGAGAGTGGTGTGCCAAGAAATGTGGTTGATTATGTGGTACCATATATTGTTCACGATGAGATTCATAGAGTGTTGGACCCAAAGGTTCCACCCCCAACGCCATTTGAAATAGAGGCAGTTAGGTATGTTGGGTACTTGGCGGCAGACTGTGTGACACCAGAAGGTAGAGATAGACCTTCTATGACTGAAGTTGTAGATAGTCTAGAAAGAGCCTTCAATGCCTGTCTGGTTCACCCTTCGTCGATGTCCCGGTCCACGACCGGGTCATCCACGTAG